From Rhopalosiphum padi isolate XX-2018 chromosome 2, ASM2088224v1, whole genome shotgun sequence:
ttttaataacatattaattgtatactgttatttgatttttttcactgGCGGTGGTTACATACTTCCATCCTGACCCGGATGATAGGATTCTTGATGAATGACAAGTTTgcattatataaaagttatacctATGTTGGGAGTTATAATGttgttatagacttatagttttgataatatCTAAGTCTTTGATGTTACACACTATCATAGTCTAATAATATATCAAGGAAggctgttatatatttttaacctaacctaGAAAGTTGGTATAttagtataactagtataagttTAAATCTAATTTGATGTGTGATATATGCTTTGTTATTTGCAGATGCGTTTCGAAAAACTATAGCAGCTTTTGGTGGACTTGACATAGTAGTTAACAACGCGGGTGTATTCAACGATCGATTCTGGGAATTCGAAGTGGATGTTAACTTGGTAATACGGTACaccttactatttttattaatattataattataaatggggtagttttaaatattaacgtaAATCAAGCTATTTGTgggcaatatttataattttttttttcatacttaaatatatttattaaccttGGAACAGTTGAAACTATACAGTGTCCTGTGAGGATTTActcattgcgatatctcctaaaataatggagatatcataattttggctttttaataagattcacagggaTAAGATTCTTCTATTTGTAGTTATctacaagtatttcatattttaattaattttattattttggtaaaaaagttagaaaaaatatatttttttatttaattattttcaaaaattaaaattaatagccattttgtagagttcatttttcttaaaatattgacgtttcaacattttaatttcattaatctcctgattttcatattttttctgCTAATATATTTTCTGCTATAAGCgtgctattaatttataatttcgtaATTATAACTAAGCTAAACGTTGAAAAAATTTAGTTAGAcagaatttgaaattttaagcaCAACAAAAGGAATGGAtatgtataatcattataagtagtgtcattgatattataaatattattctaaattcgTGCTTAGTCGTAAAACCTTAAACCACCCCAACACTAACTACATCTACGATCTACGATTTATAGGAATATGCaggaaaacttaaatatataggtacgcttaTGCAGTCACGCACGTATTTTTTTGGGTTCGATGACCACCACGCCTTATACTTTTAGCATTATTgtcgacatttttaaaatctgaaataaacaacagttattatttatttgttaactgCTAAAATAAgcattgttttatttcaaataaaacatttttctttccTTTTGAGGACATATGACGCATGACAGTTGGCAGCGatacattgaaaataattaattataataactatataatatatatattataattaatagtcatATAATTCTCCCAAGTAGGGGAAAATAGTTCTACTagcttaaaataaaacttaaaacaattagTTCAATGCTTCAGAGATATATTTGTTTGCCCtctacatacaaataaattataatttataaattatctttttgCGTAATCAGCAAACTTTCAACCCCCctctttgaaaaaataaataattttcaaactttcTTATTGCTTAACATTAGTGTGACAGACTTCCGAATCTTGACTATTCTCTtcgctaatttttttttgtttgtttgtgtcGTTTTGGCATTAATGGTCATCTTAGtccgttataacttataactttatagtttatatgcaaaaaaatataaaaaataaaataaaaccaaaataatagtttgtttttattttatcaattattcttTGTTGaacatgttattaaaatatattgtaaacttgtggttttataaagaaaaataataaataataaatttaaatattttgtgcatAATATAGAACGGTGTCATCAGAGGAACATTGCTGGCGATGCAACTCATGGGCAAGGACAAAGGAGGTCGTGGTGGTACTGTAGTCGTAACTTCGTCTACAATGGGTTATAAACCATGTCCCAGTATGCCAATCTACACAGCGACCAAACATGCTCTAATTGGTTTCATTAGATCATTTGGGGTGAGTTGTATAATAcacgttatattatgtacccagtacctacctataatatacatatctacgtattatattttttatgacattctattatgtacaaatatttattaggtaatttaaattttaaaattgtaactgcaataaatgtatgtattaatataatagaattcgTTATATAACGAATAGAATCTGAGTGGCAATaactatatgattatttttccattaaaatgtatcttattACATTAAACCAgttatgtttcaaaaaaaaaaaaattgaaatagctaatataaataaaataatattactttttttcttgttataataatgtatcatgatgcataaattgtatacaaatataaaacatagacatattttaatattatttgttgaattatagtattatatttactttttctgTATTGATTTTCATTATGAACTCTGCTATAGTATGGCCATTAGTTacttacattttcaatttacattataaaattagttttaataagttCAGCAATGGACGTTAAACTCTATACCCATCAATTTGTACCTGAGTGGCACTAAGTGGTACAcagtattatagtgttttttatcatttaattgcattattataaacattgacGATATTGTTGTTTCTCTACTTAATACTTATGCATTTTAGGATCCTTATCACACGAATTTAACAGGGATTCGAGTAATCGCTTTATGTCCAGGAATGACACTTACTGATGCTATACCCGAGGATGTTAAACTGGCGTTATTGTCGCCCAATTTTATACACCTCTGGGATAAGGATGTCGCATCACAAGCACCCCAAGCGTATGTTTATCATCAACAACGAAATATAAAAAAGGTTTAAGAAATTACCtgtgattttattttcagtGCCCAAAGTGTGGGACGTGCGCTAATTCACGTACTACAGAAAGCTCAAAGTGGTTCAGTTTGGGTTGCTGAGAACAACAAATCAGCCAAAGAAGTTAAGTTCcctaacttttaatttttaacgccATCTgccaattactttttttaaataattgttttgttttttaatgtttaaactacTCTCCACTTGTGGTGATGGAcaaaattttattgattatttataatttatataattatatgtttttgtataattgaattcaaagtCCATAATTtaccgttattaattattattgttttattcgcGAAAATCGTCATAATGCTTTAATAGGTTAATCATATAAGCaggtatattatttcattttataatcaatatttagcGCATCGGTTCTTCAATTTATTcggatagtaaaattaaaaatatatccataTAAACGTAATTTCGacggaaatataaattaatcaacgtacataatatacatcaaaTATCACCATATCGAAGTATAAATGAAAACTATATACTCGTACCTAATGCTCATATATATTAATCGTATTAaacatatgatatatatatatgtgtgtgtgtgtgtatatagatATGCAGTCAGAAAGCCGGTAAAATATCGTTAAACAATTATCTATGTTTTTAATATCTGACGAATTATATTCacgcacactcacacacacatatatatatatacatatatattaaatatattaaatatttttatgaatagggttttttaataattgtttacgcattacaccaaaaataataataattaattatccaaattttgtatatttttaaattaatcatcgGCTGTGaaactattttgttttgtgATATGATATGCTATTTACTTAAttgcttattatataattaaattatagtaattatacctacctatttcaaacccccataatacctagggatattgttttatataataaatcaaaatcaacGAAACTCACCTGGGaccatgttatatttaaaataataaaaattataacaatataatattactttttacggCCCttggtattttgtttttatacctactattataatattcattttatataatacaacatgataatagtatatacataggtaatattcaaaatttcaaaatctaaTATATGTTCGTTATAACTAATACTCAATATTCATCTGAATTTTAATTCCAAatcaaaatatctttatttatttaacaaagtaAATACTTCACATCGGTGATATCACCTACACCAATttaccaaattaaatttatcacgcaacttctttttgtaataatattatataactataaaagatCCTATTGtttctcaaaataaaaaatatataactaatacatGATATATGTGTCATGTtaaaatagtagtaataaaaGAAGAAACATCCGCGAAGAAAATATACGACAAGACACAGATAATCCGTTCGTTTATGGGTCGATTTGACTctaatattgaaaattcaatTAACTGTCGTGTACATCGATTATACcgaatgtaaatttaatagattttgctacttatattatttttgagacAAGTATAACACATATGTCATTACGtcctttttaaattcaataattttgtttgaaacgatttaaaattattcaacgtGTAGATAGCATATCAGACCACAgccaatacataattattatataatatgtatctattatttagatatacattttttatgattctaaatattaattacaatactatttagtatttattgatttgatttttttttatatacttataattcgtACCTACATACCTTATTATAGTATGATTctatgataacaatatttttgcatttacctatataattaaaaaacattatttagtgTATACATGATTGGGTGATAACACGTTCCGTTTAAAACGGAATTTTCCTTTTTTTGAGCGTCATATTTTCTTGTATTGACAAACTTCGTACGGAACGCTTTTTCCGTTGTAATCGCGTTatctccataatattatatatttatatatttatagatattatatgcgTAAAAGAAAAAcctgtacacaaaaaaaaaaaatacaaaacaatattggtatttactatttactgttttataatcaatttatcaattacctattattgaaatcaaaataatatattttataaacatatacattatattatacgatacagTTTTCTGTTTTTGTGTAGTGAGCGTCAGCTGTCGAGTGACGACTAACAAGTAAGAActaagaaaataatgaaaagcTTCATACATACAATATGTTCTATGCTGACAAAAAACTGATGTCAAGGTTCAAGGATCAAAATGAAATATATCCTAAATATTctagtatttgtatattacttaatgtaatattatatgaatcccAGAATCTTACAACACTCACTATTTTTACCCCATTTAACATGATTAAACATGTGTACAATTTAAGTCATTGCATAAAGAAAAAGATTGAAACGGAGACAGTGGGTCAGCCTCTATTTCTAAgagtatagtttttataatttaattacattgctattagttatttattcttCTATTTGTAACACGACAATTTgaactaaattttcaaaaaaacatatctGCGTATTAACTAGTGGCAAAGTTTCAAGTCTCtaccattattttttgaattacaataaacacGAAATGTTCAATTTTAGGGCTTCTAGAGATTTACCCTGAAGGACTAAAGTAGTATAATGATGTAGTGATGTCCATACCAATTGGACCAACAAGACAATTAAAAGtgcatcaaaaataatttaatggttaattggttaaaatgttttaacttttaagaaaaCTTGCCCAAAATGTTAGATTCAAATACACCACTTTAATACTCAGCTTTATAATCGTCAACATCAACATATTTATGAAAACTAGCTTTTATAGGCTATAGTAGTTAAGAtggttttgtaataatataaataaagctcaaggaattataatttaatgttcaaaataattaataaaaatagttatctatttttaatcatttaaaacaaaattacacaTGAAACAAATGATATaggaaaatacaaaaattatcaaataaacaaaaaataaaaacatttaaaatacatattattgtaatattctaataaattatccgaataataattattataatcattaacttatacaatattacttaaatataatatgatattatacagacatttcgtataaatgtataatatatagtttaattgaaccaataataaattaaaacaaatcacATCTGACGCATTATAAGacgtacataaatataacaaaaaaaaaaaatgtgataatataCTGCTTAACCGTCctttaaaactgtatttatcCATTTGTGGTTGGACTTTACTCGATCGTAGAGCCTCGGTCTCATCATGCCGTCTGCCGAACATGCAATCCGCCAATTAGTGACACCCACCAATACCCAGCTCTTCTTATTAGCTGATAGACACATCATCGGACTTCCGGCAAATTCTTCCTCTGTACAATCGTTATGGTCGTAAATCGAATCGTAACACAACCCATTCACCGTCGTGATGCTTATGTTGGTACAGCTGTCCATAGAACTTTCTTTAACCTCGATCCTCTGAAGGTTGTCTcctataaatttcaaataagtaTATGGAATAACGTCGATAAATTACaaagttacaatataataaagtaattaaatatttaatttatttcacaatattataggtgaaaataattttggaaataCTAACGATTTTTCGCCCAACCCAACGTCTGGCAGTGTAGATACGGTACATCGCTCGTCTGTTCATCGTTCAGACACACCGGACGAATATGATCCGAATAAGTGACGGGTGaacttaatttaactaaaactaACGTGCTTCCTTCTACGGGCGACTTGACCATTCCGACAATGTGACGTTCTTGTTGCCAAGGTGAAACGGCGTTCAACCTCACCGCTCCTAAACGTGCCACCCATTCGGCTTTGCTTTGCCTAAATAGCCACATAcaacgatttttaataatattcataaaaaactataatataatattatagaagcttttaattcaaacattattatgtaatatctaCGCTTATTCGTTCAGTAGCAGTTGACAAGCCACgagtagttataatttttaaatcacaattgTTGTGATTAATTCCAACgctcaatattattaaacaaataatttgataatcacCCTTGAAAACACGAAGCACTGGTGAGTAACCATTCGGAAGATATGAGACTACCGTCGCAAACATGGGTTCCACTTTTGTAGAGAATGGCATGCCATGGCCAATCACCGTGGGAAGCCATTTTATTTAAACCGTCAATACCATGTTTCTGTCTCCTGTTTGTCTGTATGCCGCAAACTGTGCAAGTgtaaacggaaaaaaaaattaaatacttgccGACGGACGATTTCAAACGGTATAAAAGAGAGTAGGTAGGTGTACCACGATCACGTATAtaggaatatattatgtatatagcttACCGGCATCGCTACATGCGACGCGCAACACTTTTCTACTGGGACATGTGCCCAGGTTAAAAGTTATCTCGCTGGCGAATGGATCTACGACATGTGCGTATCGTGAAGCACCGGACGTTGTTGTTTGCGGGTCTTCGTCGTCGACAATTTCGACACTTGTCAAATTCCTATAATAAGGTATGgacgttattattgttattatacgccGGTTGAGTTAATAATAGTGCACGATTCTAGTATAATTGGACAGAATGACGTTGTacttatacataggtaataggtatatatatatttatgatatttcgtTAATCtttatacgtaggtattaaCTATATAGCAGTGGCGGTGAACACGACTGTTACGcgcactaaaaattatattgagcAGACATGAGTAAATGCCATGTATCAATTAATATTCATGTATTACTAAATTTCCTGGATTTGTCCGATTAAATTTATGTGAGTGGAATATTTTTTAGGTGGTCAATATATGCACTATGACTTTTATATTTTGGCATCTCTGATGaggtatattattgaaatagaaCGGTATAGTGAAGGTGTTTACTTACTGGTAATTTAGCGTTCGACAGAGTGATGTTGCGATTGTTTGAAGAGCTACGGACATCTTTTCGTTTGGAATGTCTGTTTGAAAATTAGCTGCACACAACTTGCCCGACATTCCTTGTTCGACGAAAAACACGAAACCTTCAGTCGGGTACGCATCAACAGTGGCTAACGGCAGCATTTGGTCTATAGACCTGCCAGTCGACGAAATCAGTActataaatgcaaaataaaatatagtggtatttatcataatacaatatattatagaattaatatagaataaatagcTCGAAAACCATTCTCAAGTGTCTAAGTGTATAAACATTCGTATTGTATCCACATgaccaaatttataatttttaaatatttgacttAGTATATTCGTCtcgacttatttatttattcgatttattgtactattataatgtacgaCTGTACGTCTGtacgagtataaaatattataattatatactcacGACAATTGCGTTCATCAGCCTCGCCCGGACAGTCGACCACACCGTCGCACCGTGACCGGGCTGGGATGCATGTCCGGGATGTAATGCAGTGCAGGTAACCAGCGGGACAGTAGCCACAAGTCGTCTCGTCCGACATGTCAGGACAGTCTAGGACGCCGTCGCACAGTCGGCCCGACAACCCGGTGGTCCGGAGCTTGTAATCGCAGCCGGGCTTAGACGTGCACGTCGATCCGATGTTGCTGTAGTCGGGCAACCTAGCGCAGTCAAAACCGGCCAACAATTTCTCTGGTATCCGGTGGCCGCAACCTGCGGTGAATAACCGGCAGCTGTGCTTGCACGGCAACGTCACCTCGTCCCGTCCGAGCTTGAGGTCTGGCTTGCACGCCGGTTGCAATAGTTGACAGACAAAGTCCAACGTTCTCTGGTAGCATTCTGCGTCTACAAGATCTCTGTGAAGAGGTAAATAGAAACccaaatgtgtattatataataaggtaAATATGGGTAAAAAGTTAGATAGGGGATCTACTGAACATACTGAAAATAGtcctaatagtaaaattatgcaTGGATGATGTTCCAAATTCGTcccgaaataaaaattattcttatattgcATAACTCATATAAACTGCATTGCTCGGATTAAACCTCGAGGAGGTGAACCGAATTGCACGCAAAAAattttgtttcataatattatttttaaattcaaaatagtaatattattttgcttattGATAATACGCGTAGCTCAGTTGCCACAATATTAATACTAACCTGAATGCAATCAAATCGTCGTGAATTTCATCCAAATTTTTATGTCCAAAATGATTAGGATAACTCGTCAAATTGTACTCCAAAACGGATTTACATAAATTCAGTCTTACAGGCGTGCATCGTCTCGGAGGTGGTGTGGTTGGATGAAATTCTATGGTTGATATTTCTGGAGCTATTGTCGACGGTTTCGTAGATAGCAAAGCATTGTTGGTAATGTGTTTGATGTGTAAACTTCCCGGGATGATTTTCGTCGAAGGGTATAAACGACGAAATGCCGATAATATTTCTTCTACTGTAACAGATGCTCTCCATCTGACTGGTTCGAATCTTAACCAGAAATCCACTTTCAAACTGCCCTCGTcgctaaaaatataagaatattactCTCTGTTATTACAACCTATgctattgtctattattatttattataaatagacgtattatatgaattattaaatattatagttcttaCGGTTCGAGAGAAATAATTTCAGCGtctatgaattttttttgtatcggACTactgcttataatattttttattaaatgtgtataGTTCAAAACAAAACGTTGATAGTCTTGACTGTCTGGATTGCCATAGTCAATTAAATCTATTCCCTTTTCGTCTGCTCTCAAATCACCTCTAAATATCTTTTCTTCGCCATTATACGTACGTTGTAAATAATCATCTGAAAACCATACTAGTTATAGACTTAAAGtacattacttttatattaaaaaaattatacaatcaacGGTACTTAAGTACCGCtttgatatgaatataatttatttactaattgatTAGAATTTCACGGTACTacatcatacaaaatatattgaagttaATAATtgaatctttatttattattttgtaacttttttcaatccataatttttaaatttaattatatgccTAAAacgtatactattttatgtttatctcaaattatataatcgatcttaaaaatattaatttacattctaaaaaaaaaatcaattccatttaaacaataattactgttcacaattattaaattgtataatggtGTTAAgctatgtatttataatgtaaatttaatttattaatttattccatctttatattttttgtgcGTCTGCGATGGTCGTGTAACTTCTAAACGACTCTATTGATTGAGGTCATATTCTTACCATATAATTCTATTGTCGAGATAATGGCTCATAGctactttttaatttgtaaaaaccaACCCTTAaggttatatataagtaatattattttataatattagtatggaTCGTCACTGACAGTCTTCACGCGCGTTCGTGGTTTCATTGATACGTTATGAATGCGATTCATTTGCTAATATTATGCTCTCTGTCGTGGATTCTACGGCGCCCATTAAATGAGGTCGTACATCCGTAGCGCAGTCAATTTGCTAATAGAGGTCTATATTAATcgtgttcattatttttaatttcacacaAACAACATCGTGCgggtaatttaatatatcattttcataaaattaaaagatttttgaa
This genomic window contains:
- the LOC132919895 gene encoding 15-hydroxyprostaglandin dehydrogenase [NAD(+)]-like codes for the protein MDIKGKVAMVTGGAAGIGRAYCEELLKNGAKVSICDINEDVGVKLADLLGAKFGNVKVIFCPCDVTDYPQFQDAFRKTIAAFGGLDIVVNNAGVFNDRFWEFEVDVNLNGVIRGTLLAMQLMGKDKGGRGGTVVVTSSTMGYKPCPSMPIYTATKHALIGFIRSFGDPYHTNLTGIRVIALCPGMTLTDAIPEDVKLALLSPNFIHLWDKDVASQAPQAAQSVGRALIHVLQKAQSGSVWVAENNKSAKEVKFPNF
- the LOC132919894 gene encoding atrial natriuretic peptide-converting enzyme codes for the protein MTGKNPWDTKVSVVSGATSSYASTTDSELKFTRKFSQRYRWRCCIIETILVFMLIFSLSLYAGYDYLQRTYNGEEKIFRGDLRADEKGIDLIDYGNPDSQDYQRFVLNYTHLIKNIISSSPIQKKFIDAEIISLEPDEGSLKVDFWLRFEPVRWRASVTVEEILSAFRRLYPSTKIIPGSLHIKHITNNALLSTKPSTIAPEISTIEFHPTTPPPRRCTPVRLNLCKSVLEYNLTSYPNHFGHKNLDEIHDDLIAFRDLVDAECYQRTLDFVCQLLQPACKPDLKLGRDEVTLPCKHSCRLFTAGCGHRIPEKLLAGFDCARLPDYSNIGSTCTSKPGCDYKLRTTGLSGRLCDGVLDCPDMSDETTCGYCPAGYLHCITSRTCIPARSRCDGVVDCPGEADERNCLLISSTGRSIDQMLPLATVDAYPTEGFVFFVEQGMSGKLCAANFQTDIPNEKMSVALQTIATSLCRTLNYQNLTSVEIVDDEDPQTTTSGASRYAHVVDPFASEITFNLGTCPSRKVLRVACSDAVCGIQTNRRQKHGIDGLNKMASHGDWPWHAILYKSGTHVCDGSLISSEWLLTSASCFQGQSKAEWVARLGAVRLNAVSPWQQERHIVGMVKSPVEGSTLVLVKLSSPVTYSDHIRPVCLNDEQTSDVPYLHCQTLGWAKNRDNLQRIEVKESSMDSCTNISITTVNGLCYDSIYDHNDCTEEEFAGSPMMCLSANKKSWVLVGVTNWRIACSADGMMRPRLYDRVKSNHKWINTVLKDG